A single Mangrovimonas sp. YM274 DNA region contains:
- a CDS encoding cupin domain-containing protein, with product MKNYTVQDNPFVVPTDDGKVIKEHFGVATNGDNQLSIAHMVAPPGWSEPFQTPEFDEYTFIIKGQKQFIIEGEIIVLKAGQSIKINKHTRIQYSNPFTEPCEYLAICKPAFSMELVNRES from the coding sequence ATGAAAAATTATACCGTCCAAGACAATCCTTTTGTTGTCCCTACCGATGATGGCAAAGTGATTAAGGAACATTTTGGAGTAGCCACCAATGGCGATAACCAATTAAGTATTGCCCATATGGTTGCACCTCCCGGCTGGAGCGAACCATTCCAAACACCAGAATTTGATGAATATACTTTTATTATAAAAGGGCAAAAGCAATTCATTATTGAAGGAGAAATCATTGTACTAAAAGCAGGGCAATCCATAAAAATTAACAAGCATACAAGAATACAATACTCCAATCCATTTACAGAACCATGCGAATACCTTGCCATTTGCAAACCCGCATTTTCAATGGAATTGGTCAACAGGGAATCATAA
- a CDS encoding YitT family protein: MNPFFSKLLANIARKRLEIDQKPVSKKQIEPMVKSIRVELSHAIRSYFYICIGVFSAGFGLKGFLLPNRFIDGGATGISLLLENITHIELGYLLVLVNIPFLILGALTFNIKFALKSISAIAFLAFVVHFVEYPTITDDKLLIAVFGGFFLGLGIGMAMRGGSVIDGTEVLAIYLSRKLSMTVGDVLLVTNIIIFSFGAYILSIETALYAILTYLAAAKTVDFVVDGVEEYVGVTIISEKHEEIRIMLIEKLRRACTIYAGKGGYGQHGKSYDKDIIYTVVTRLELAKLHTETDKIDKNAFIIMGVVKDIKGGMIKRKPLK; this comes from the coding sequence ATGAATCCTTTTTTTTCAAAACTACTCGCCAACATTGCGCGCAAACGCCTTGAAATAGATCAAAAGCCTGTTTCTAAAAAGCAAATCGAGCCAATGGTTAAATCCATACGGGTAGAATTGTCACATGCCATTAGGTCTTACTTTTACATTTGCATTGGCGTATTTTCGGCAGGTTTTGGATTAAAAGGGTTTTTATTGCCTAATCGCTTCATTGACGGCGGCGCTACGGGTATTTCACTTTTGTTGGAAAATATCACCCACATTGAATTGGGCTATCTCCTTGTCTTGGTCAACATTCCTTTTTTAATCTTGGGCGCTCTCACTTTCAACATTAAGTTCGCCTTAAAAAGTATTAGTGCCATTGCCTTTTTGGCCTTTGTAGTCCATTTTGTGGAGTACCCCACCATTACCGATGACAAACTGCTCATTGCTGTATTTGGAGGTTTTTTCCTAGGGTTGGGAATTGGAATGGCCATGCGTGGCGGCAGCGTTATAGACGGCACCGAAGTTTTGGCCATCTATTTAAGTAGAAAACTATCTATGACTGTTGGTGATGTCCTCTTGGTGACCAATATTATTATCTTTTCATTTGGAGCTTATATTCTTTCAATAGAAACAGCACTCTACGCCATCCTCACCTATCTTGCTGCTGCCAAGACTGTTGATTTTGTTGTTGACGGTGTGGAAGAATATGTTGGCGTGACCATTATTTCTGAAAAACATGAAGAAATACGAATCATGCTTATTGAAAAGTTACGCCGCGCCTGTACCATTTATGCGGGAAAAGGCGGTTATGGCCAACACGGAAAAAGCTACGACAAAGACATTATTTATACTGTAGTTACCCGTTTGGAATTGGCTAAATTACACACCGAAACTGATAAGATAGACAAAAACGCTTTCATTATTATGGGAGTTGTCAAGGACATTAAAGGAGGCATGATCAAGAGAAAACCATTAAAATAA
- the gyrB gene encoding DNA topoisomerase (ATP-hydrolyzing) subunit B — MKEEFNKHNYSADSIQALEGMEHVRMRPSMYIGDVGVRGLHHLVYEVVDNSIDEALAGHCNKITVIINEDNSITCEDDGRGIPVDIHKKEGISALEVVMTKIGAGGKFDKDSYKVSGGLHGVGVSCVNALSEHLKATVYRDGKIWEQEYERGKSLYPVKTIGETELRGTVVTFKPDPTIFQQTLEYSYDTLASRMRELAYLNKGITIHLLDKRNKDEKGEYIGETFHSENGLKEFITYLDGNREPLMKEAIAFEGEKNGVPVEVAMIYNTSYAENLHSYVNNINTHEGGTHLSGFRRGLTHTLKKYADESGMLDKLKFDIAGDDFREGLTAIISVKVAEPQFEGQTKTKLGNREVSASVSQAVSEMLTDYLEEHPEDAKTIVEKVILAAQARHAAQKAREMVQRKTVMSIGGLPGKLSDCSEQDPAKCEVFLVEGDSAGGTAKQGRDRAFQAILPLRGKILNVEKAMTHKVFENEEIKNIFTALGVTIGTEEDSKALNLSKLRYHKIVIMCDADIDGSHIATLILTFFFRYMKELIENGHIYIATPPLYLVKKGNKKQYAWNDKERDTIAEEFGGSVNVQRYKGLGEMNAEQLWDTTMNPEFRTLRQVNIDNGSEADRIFSMLMGDEVPPRREFIEKNAIYANIDA, encoded by the coding sequence ATGAAGGAAGAATTCAACAAGCACAATTATTCGGCGGATAGTATCCAGGCGCTTGAAGGGATGGAGCACGTACGTATGCGTCCGTCCATGTATATTGGTGATGTAGGAGTACGAGGGTTGCACCACTTGGTTTATGAGGTGGTCGACAACTCTATCGATGAAGCTCTTGCGGGTCACTGTAACAAAATTACGGTTATTATCAATGAAGATAATTCCATTACTTGTGAGGACGACGGGCGTGGTATTCCTGTAGATATTCACAAGAAAGAAGGAATTTCAGCCTTGGAAGTTGTAATGACTAAAATTGGTGCTGGGGGAAAATTCGATAAAGATTCCTATAAAGTTTCGGGAGGTCTGCACGGGGTAGGTGTGAGTTGTGTGAATGCCTTGTCTGAGCATTTAAAAGCTACTGTGTATAGAGATGGTAAAATTTGGGAACAGGAATACGAAAGAGGAAAATCTTTATACCCTGTAAAAACCATTGGGGAAACAGAGCTTAGAGGTACGGTGGTTACATTTAAACCGGACCCTACCATTTTCCAACAAACTTTAGAATATAGTTACGATACCTTGGCAAGTAGAATGCGTGAATTGGCATACTTGAACAAGGGGATTACAATTCACCTGTTGGATAAGAGAAACAAGGATGAAAAAGGAGAATATATAGGCGAAACCTTCCATTCTGAAAACGGGTTGAAGGAATTCATTACCTATTTGGATGGAAACCGCGAACCTTTAATGAAGGAGGCCATTGCCTTTGAAGGCGAGAAAAATGGTGTGCCAGTTGAGGTAGCCATGATCTACAATACTTCTTATGCTGAAAATTTACATTCGTATGTAAACAATATTAATACTCACGAAGGAGGGACACACTTATCTGGTTTTAGAAGAGGATTGACCCATACCCTGAAAAAGTATGCTGATGAATCTGGAATGTTGGATAAATTGAAATTTGACATTGCCGGAGATGACTTCCGTGAAGGGTTAACTGCAATTATTTCGGTAAAAGTGGCTGAGCCTCAGTTTGAAGGACAGACCAAGACTAAGTTAGGAAACAGAGAAGTGTCTGCCAGTGTAAGCCAGGCTGTTTCTGAAATGCTAACAGATTATTTGGAAGAGCATCCTGAAGATGCTAAAACAATCGTTGAAAAAGTTATTCTAGCTGCTCAAGCTCGTCACGCGGCGCAAAAGGCCCGTGAGATGGTGCAACGTAAAACGGTGATGAGCATTGGGGGACTTCCTGGGAAATTAAGTGATTGTTCAGAGCAAGATCCAGCAAAATGTGAAGTGTTCCTTGTTGAGGGGGATTCGGCAGGAGGAACTGCCAAGCAAGGTCGTGATAGAGCGTTTCAAGCTATTTTGCCACTGAGGGGTAAAATCTTGAACGTGGAAAAAGCGATGACTCACAAGGTGTTTGAAAATGAAGAAATCAAAAACATCTTTACAGCACTTGGAGTAACTATTGGAACCGAAGAGGATAGTAAAGCCTTGAACCTTTCAAAATTAAGATATCATAAAATTGTGATCATGTGTGATGCCGATATTGATGGTAGCCACATTGCAACCTTGATTTTGACCTTCTTCTTTAGATATATGAAAGAGTTGATTGAAAATGGTCATATCTACATAGCAACGCCGCCACTTTACTTAGTGAAGAAAGGAAACAAAAAGCAGTATGCATGGAACGATAAGGAACGTGATACCATCGCAGAAGAATTTGGTGGAAGCGTAAATGTACAGCGTTACAAAGGTCTTGGAGAGATGAACGCAGAACAGCTTTGGGACACAACCATGAACCCTGAGTTTAGAACCTTACGTCAAGTGAATATAGACAACGGTAGTGAGGCCGATCGTATTTTCTCAATGTTGATGGGAGATGAGGTGCCGCCACGTAGAGAATTCATTGAAAAGAATGCTATTTACGCAAACATCGACGCGTAA
- the folD gene encoding bifunctional methylenetetrahydrofolate dehydrogenase/methenyltetrahydrofolate cyclohydrolase FolD — protein MTILDGKKISNDIKDEIAVDVQGMIANGEKVPHLAAILVGTDGASMTYVNAKVKACEKIGFHSTLIDLPEETTEAVLLEKIHELNTNDDIDGFIVQLPLPKHIDEQKVLMAIDPDKDVDGFHPTNVGRMALDLPTFLPATPFGIMELLERYNIETSGKNVVVMGRSHIVGRPMSILMSQKRKAGDATVTVVHSRTKNLADITRSADIIVAAIGISEYLTGDMVKDGVVIIDVGITRVPDETKKAGYRLAGDVDFASVSPKASYITPVPGGVGPMTIAMLLKNTLLARERHQVAK, from the coding sequence ATGACAATTTTAGACGGTAAGAAAATCAGCAATGATATTAAAGATGAGATAGCGGTCGATGTTCAAGGCATGATTGCTAATGGTGAGAAAGTACCACATTTAGCTGCGATTTTAGTAGGGACCGATGGTGCGAGTATGACTTACGTGAATGCTAAGGTTAAAGCTTGTGAGAAAATCGGGTTTCATTCAACTTTGATAGACCTGCCAGAAGAAACCACGGAAGCCGTTTTATTGGAAAAAATCCATGAATTAAACACGAATGATGATATCGATGGATTTATCGTTCAGTTACCTTTGCCGAAGCATATCGATGAGCAAAAAGTATTGATGGCAATCGATCCTGATAAAGATGTTGATGGATTCCACCCTACAAACGTAGGAAGAATGGCTTTGGATTTACCAACCTTTTTACCGGCGACTCCATTCGGGATTATGGAATTGTTGGAGCGTTACAATATAGAAACCTCAGGTAAAAATGTGGTGGTTATGGGGCGCAGCCATATTGTTGGTCGCCCTATGAGTATCTTAATGAGCCAAAAGCGTAAGGCTGGTGACGCTACAGTTACTGTGGTTCATAGTCGTACTAAAAACTTGGCAGACATTACTCGTAGTGCCGATATTATCGTAGCCGCTATTGGTATTTCAGAATACCTTACAGGTGATATGGTTAAGGATGGTGTGGTAATTATCGATGTTGGAATTACTCGTGTGCCAGATGAGACTAAAAAAGCAGGTTACCGTTTGGCTGGTGATGTGGATTTTGCAAGTGTAAGTCCTAAGGCTAGTTATATTACCCCTGTTCCAGGTGGTGTAGGGCCTATGACAATTGCCATGTTACTTAAAAATACCTTATTGGCAAGAGAAAGACATCAAGTAGCAAAATAG
- a CDS encoding helicase HerA-like domain-containing protein, with protein MGKTEDFLNIIQEGNTFKGDYITVGSAMLDGNTLPKAFVNIPLKTMNRHGLIAGATGTGKTKTLQVLAENLSEKGIPVLLMDIKGDLSGLAKPSPGHPKIEERHELIGLPFKSKAFPVEVLTLSEQDGVRLRATVSEFGPVLISRILDVSETQAGIIAVIFKYCDDHQLPLLDLKDFKKILQYATDEGKEEFEAAYGRISTSSTGAILRKIVELEQQGGDLFFGERSFDPQDLLRVNEEGRGYINIIRLTDIQDRPKLFSTFMLSLLAEIYSTFPEQGDGERPELVLFIDEAHLIFDEASKALLNQIESIIKLIRSKGVGIYFVTQYPTDVPESVLGQLGLKIQHALRAFTAKDRKAIKLTAENYPQTDYYDTTEVLTSLGTGEALVSALDEKGRPTPLAATMMRAPMSRMDILTETELSELLSKSNLIKKYNETVDRESAYELLNKKIEVAQAKESQEKAQQEQKAMEKAQRKQTTSPKRDTSMDPLIKVLTSATFIRGVFGILNKVLK; from the coding sequence ATGGGCAAAACGGAAGACTTTCTCAATATCATTCAAGAAGGAAACACTTTTAAAGGAGACTATATCACGGTGGGATCGGCCATGTTGGATGGAAACACATTGCCCAAAGCTTTTGTAAATATTCCTTTAAAAACCATGAACCGTCACGGCCTTATTGCCGGTGCCACGGGAACCGGAAAAACCAAGACCCTGCAGGTGTTGGCGGAAAATTTATCAGAAAAAGGAATTCCTGTATTGCTAATGGACATTAAAGGTGACCTTAGTGGTTTAGCCAAACCAAGTCCAGGTCATCCAAAAATTGAAGAACGCCACGAACTCATTGGCCTTCCTTTTAAAAGTAAAGCCTTTCCGGTTGAAGTCCTCACCCTTTCCGAACAAGATGGCGTTCGGTTGAGAGCTACAGTGAGTGAATTTGGCCCCGTGTTGATTTCCCGAATTTTGGATGTTTCCGAAACCCAAGCAGGGATAATCGCCGTTATCTTTAAATACTGTGACGACCACCAATTGCCGCTGTTGGACTTGAAGGATTTCAAAAAGATCCTTCAATATGCTACCGATGAGGGCAAAGAAGAATTTGAAGCTGCCTATGGACGTATTTCAACTTCATCTACGGGAGCCATTTTGAGAAAAATTGTGGAACTGGAACAACAGGGAGGCGATTTGTTTTTTGGTGAACGCTCGTTTGACCCCCAAGATTTGTTACGTGTAAACGAAGAAGGCAGAGGGTACATTAACATCATCCGCCTTACAGATATTCAGGATCGACCTAAACTGTTTTCAACATTTATGTTAAGCCTTTTGGCTGAAATCTATTCTACATTTCCAGAACAAGGTGATGGCGAAAGGCCAGAATTGGTATTATTTATCGATGAGGCCCATCTTATTTTTGATGAAGCTTCCAAAGCCTTGCTCAACCAAATAGAGAGTATCATAAAACTTATTAGAAGTAAAGGTGTCGGGATTTATTTTGTAACGCAATATCCTACCGATGTACCAGAATCCGTTTTGGGACAATTGGGACTTAAAATACAGCATGCCCTAAGAGCCTTTACTGCCAAAGACCGAAAAGCTATTAAGCTTACCGCTGAAAACTATCCTCAAACAGACTATTACGATACAACGGAAGTCCTTACTTCTTTGGGAACAGGTGAAGCCTTGGTTTCGGCATTGGATGAAAAAGGAAGACCAACGCCTTTAGCAGCAACCATGATGCGTGCTCCTATGAGCCGCATGGACATTCTAACCGAAACAGAGTTAAGTGAATTGCTCTCCAAGTCTAATTTGATCAAAAAATATAATGAGACTGTTGACAGAGAAAGTGCCTATGAACTTCTAAACAAAAAAATTGAAGTAGCTCAAGCCAAAGAATCTCAAGAAAAAGCCCAACAGGAACAAAAAGCCATGGAGAAAGCTCAAAGAAAGCAGACAACTTCTCCCAAACGCGACACCTCCATGGATCCTTTAATTAAAGTATTGACCAGCGCCACTTTTATCCGTGGTGTCTTCGGTATACTCAACAAAGTTTTAAAATAA
- the rluF gene encoding 23S rRNA pseudouridine(2604) synthase RluF: protein MEDQLKRLNKYLSEVGYCSRREADKLIGAGRVTINGKVPEMGTKVAPTDEVHVDGKLIKNTKERFVYLAFNKPVGIVCTTDTRVEKDNIIDFINYPKRIFPIGRLDKPSEGLILLTDDGDIVNKILRASNNHEKEYIVTVDKPISQTFIERMSNGVPILDQVTRKCKVEKLGKYEFKIVLTQGLNRQIRRMCEYLGYEVQTLKRVRIMNINLDVPLGAYRELTKEEMNRLEKLLQGSTKSYTPKPPTRRKNP from the coding sequence ATGGAAGATCAATTAAAACGACTTAATAAATACCTTAGCGAAGTTGGCTATTGCTCAAGAAGGGAAGCCGATAAACTTATTGGTGCAGGACGTGTGACCATAAATGGAAAGGTTCCTGAAATGGGCACAAAAGTAGCTCCCACGGACGAGGTACATGTAGACGGAAAATTAATCAAAAATACCAAAGAAAGGTTCGTATACCTAGCTTTCAACAAACCTGTTGGTATTGTATGTACTACCGATACCCGAGTTGAAAAAGACAATATCATTGACTTTATAAATTACCCTAAACGTATTTTCCCTATAGGAAGATTAGATAAACCTAGTGAAGGATTAATCTTGTTGACCGATGACGGTGATATCGTAAACAAAATTTTGAGAGCCAGCAACAACCACGAAAAGGAATATATTGTAACTGTTGACAAACCTATTTCGCAAACGTTTATTGAGCGCATGTCTAACGGTGTTCCTATTCTGGATCAAGTTACCAGAAAATGTAAAGTTGAAAAGTTAGGCAAATATGAATTCAAGATTGTATTAACCCAAGGGCTTAACCGACAAATACGCCGCATGTGTGAATACTTGGGCTACGAAGTACAAACCTTAAAGCGTGTAAGAATCATGAATATCAATCTTGATGTACCTCTTGGAGCATACCGTGAACTTACCAAAGAGGAAATGAACAGACTTGAAAAGTTATTACAAGGTTCAACCAAAAGCTATACCCCAAAACCACCAACAAGACGTAAAAATCCTTAG
- a CDS encoding alpha/beta fold hydrolase, whose translation MKNTLVKLVGLSVNTSSFISKSFAAEKALDIFSTPLKGKPNEEQSDFLNTAFKEELQHNNTPIMTYRWLGKKETILLVHGWESNSARWKNLILELKAKDYNIVALDAPAHGNSGSKRFNALLYAEFIHVVAKKYNPSIIIGHSVGGMASVYFQHTHQISSVKKMILLGAPSEFSGILNRYVEMLGYNRRVTNQLNSIIRDRFGVTPKEFSTSKFISSIKPKTLIIHDELDKIIPYQDALLLKNAHSNSKLITTNGFGHSLNNATVSNYIHSFLEG comes from the coding sequence ATGAAAAATACTTTGGTAAAACTTGTGGGACTAAGTGTGAATACCTCAAGTTTCATATCGAAATCTTTTGCTGCTGAAAAGGCCTTGGATATATTTTCAACCCCTTTAAAGGGAAAGCCTAATGAAGAACAATCTGATTTTTTAAACACCGCTTTCAAGGAAGAATTGCAACACAACAACACCCCAATTATGACCTATCGGTGGTTGGGAAAGAAGGAAACAATTTTATTGGTTCATGGTTGGGAAAGCAATTCGGCTCGATGGAAAAACCTCATCCTAGAATTAAAGGCAAAGGATTATAACATCGTCGCTTTAGACGCTCCTGCTCATGGCAATTCAGGAAGCAAGCGCTTCAATGCCCTCCTCTATGCTGAATTTATACATGTGGTGGCAAAAAAATACAACCCAAGCATTATTATTGGGCATTCGGTTGGCGGCATGGCTTCGGTTTATTTTCAACATACCCACCAGATTTCTTCCGTAAAAAAAATGATCTTGTTAGGAGCTCCTTCAGAATTTTCTGGAATTCTCAATCGCTATGTAGAAATGTTAGGATACAATAGAAGAGTGACCAATCAACTGAACTCGATAATCAGAGATCGATTCGGCGTTACTCCTAAGGAATTTTCTACATCAAAATTCATTTCTAGCATCAAACCTAAAACCTTGATTATTCATGATGAATTGGATAAAATCATTCCTTACCAAGACGCTCTCCTACTAAAGAATGCTCACAGCAACAGTAAATTGATTACTACCAATGGTTTTGGGCATTCACTCAACAATGCTACGGTAAGCAATTATATTCATTCCTTTTTAGAGGGTTAA
- a CDS encoding 7-carboxy-7-deazaguanine synthase QueE: MKQDVQALVDKGLMLPLMEEFYTIQGEGFYKGTAAYFIRVGGCDVGCHWCDVKESWNAETHPPTETSKIVENAAKYSDTIVVTGGEPLTWDMTALTRQLKEKGLKVHIETSGAYELSGTWDWICLSPKKLKLPTQKVYDNANELKVIVYNMDDFRFAEEQAAKVNKDCILYLQPEWSKREKVIPEIVDYVMKNPKWKVSLQTHKYLNIP; encoded by the coding sequence ATGAAACAAGATGTACAGGCCTTGGTAGACAAGGGACTAATGCTGCCTTTGATGGAGGAGTTTTACACCATTCAGGGGGAAGGATTTTATAAAGGGACAGCGGCTTACTTTATTCGTGTAGGTGGTTGTGATGTTGGATGCCATTGGTGCGATGTTAAGGAAAGCTGGAATGCCGAAACTCATCCACCCACCGAAACGTCCAAGATTGTAGAAAACGCTGCAAAATATAGCGATACCATTGTGGTTACTGGTGGCGAGCCCTTGACATGGGATATGACAGCGCTGACACGGCAGTTGAAGGAAAAAGGGTTAAAAGTTCATATTGAAACATCTGGAGCTTATGAATTGAGCGGAACTTGGGACTGGATTTGTTTGTCTCCAAAAAAATTAAAACTACCAACTCAAAAAGTGTATGATAATGCCAATGAGCTTAAAGTCATTGTTTATAATATGGACGACTTCCGTTTTGCTGAAGAACAAGCGGCCAAAGTAAACAAAGACTGTATTTTATATCTACAGCCAGAGTGGAGTAAGCGTGAAAAGGTGATTCCGGAAATTGTGGATTATGTTATGAAGAACCCAAAGTGGAAAGTGTCCTTACAAACCCATAAATATTTAAATATACCTTAA
- the asnB gene encoding asparagine synthase B: MCGIVCAFDLKQKAEDLRPQVLEMSKRIRHRGPDWNGIFNNEKAILAHERLAIVDPASGKQPLLSDDGKLVLAANGEIYNHRVLRKQFADRYEFKTESDCEVILALYKERGVDFVDELNGIFAFAIYDADKDEYFVARDHVGIIPLYIGWDANGTFYVASELKALEGICTKIELFPPGHYLHSSDGEFVQWYKRDWVDFDTVKDNETSIEKIKEALEAAVHRQLMSDVPYGVLLSGGLDSSVTSAIAKKYAQKRIESDDVSDAWWPQLHSFSVGLEGSPDLAAARKVADHIGTVHHEIKFTIQEGLDAIRDVIYNLETYDITTIRASTPMYLMARVIKSMGIKMVLSGEGADELFGGYLYFHKAPNAQEFHEETIRKLSKLHMYDCLRANKSLAAWGIEGRVPFLDKEFMDVAMSINPQDKMINGERMEKWVVRKAFESYLPESVAWRQKEQFSDGVGYSWIDTLKELVGEAVTDEQLANAKYKFPIQTPTNKEEFYYRSIFAEHFPSDAAALSVPQEASVACSTKVALEWDEAFKNMNDPSGRAVANVHAEAY, encoded by the coding sequence ATGTGTGGAATTGTATGTGCATTCGATTTAAAACAGAAAGCAGAAGATTTAAGACCCCAAGTATTGGAGATGTCAAAACGAATCCGTCACCGCGGACCAGATTGGAATGGGATCTTTAATAATGAAAAGGCAATTTTGGCGCATGAACGTTTGGCTATTGTTGATCCCGCTTCTGGAAAACAACCGCTTTTGAGTGATGATGGTAAGTTGGTATTGGCTGCCAACGGTGAAATTTATAACCATAGGGTATTACGTAAGCAGTTTGCTGATCGTTATGAGTTTAAAACTGAAAGTGATTGCGAGGTTATTTTGGCGCTTTATAAAGAACGGGGAGTTGATTTTGTAGATGAACTAAACGGCATTTTTGCCTTTGCCATATATGATGCAGACAAGGATGAATATTTTGTGGCTCGTGACCATGTGGGGATCATTCCTTTATATATAGGTTGGGATGCCAATGGTACTTTTTATGTAGCTTCCGAATTGAAAGCGCTTGAGGGCATTTGTACTAAAATTGAATTGTTTCCTCCGGGGCATTATTTACATAGTAGCGATGGGGAGTTTGTGCAATGGTATAAAAGAGACTGGGTTGATTTTGATACTGTAAAGGATAATGAAACCAGTATTGAAAAAATTAAGGAAGCCCTAGAAGCTGCTGTACACAGACAATTGATGAGTGATGTGCCTTACGGCGTACTGCTGTCTGGAGGCTTGGATTCTTCAGTAACATCTGCTATTGCTAAAAAATATGCTCAAAAGCGTATTGAAAGCGATGATGTATCTGATGCTTGGTGGCCTCAATTGCACTCCTTTTCTGTAGGGTTGGAGGGCTCACCAGATTTAGCGGCTGCCAGAAAAGTGGCGGACCATATTGGAACAGTGCACCATGAAATAAAGTTTACTATTCAAGAAGGCTTGGATGCTATTCGGGATGTCATCTATAACCTAGAAACCTATGATATTACAACCATTAGGGCAAGTACGCCTATGTATTTAATGGCCAGAGTGATCAAGTCTATGGGGATTAAAATGGTATTGTCTGGAGAAGGAGCCGATGAGCTATTTGGAGGCTATTTATATTTTCATAAGGCTCCAAATGCACAGGAGTTTCATGAGGAAACCATACGTAAGTTGAGCAAACTTCATATGTACGATTGCTTAAGGGCCAATAAAAGTTTGGCGGCTTGGGGCATTGAAGGGCGTGTGCCGTTTTTGGACAAGGAATTTATGGATGTGGCCATGAGTATCAATCCGCAGGATAAAATGATCAATGGTGAGCGTATGGAAAAGTGGGTCGTTCGAAAGGCCTTTGAAAGCTATTTGCCAGAAAGTGTTGCATGGAGACAAAAGGAACAATTCAGCGATGGTGTTGGTTATAGTTGGATTGATACTTTGAAGGAATTGGTGGGCGAAGCCGTAACCGATGAACAATTGGCCAATGCTAAGTATAAGTTTCCAATTCAAACGCCAACGAATAAAGAGGAGTTCTATTACCGTTCCATTTTTGCAGAACATTTCCCAAGTGATGCGGCCGCTTTATCGGTACCACAGGAAGCTAGTGTGGCTTGTAGCACAAAAGTTGCTTTAGAGTGGGATGAGGCCTTTAAAAACATGAATGATCCATCAGGAAGAGCTGTTGCAAATGTGCATGCAGAGGCCTATTAA
- a CDS encoding DUF2911 domain-containing protein, with translation MKNRIITTLLLAFTLLLSEGIAAQEFSDLDKSPMDAVAYPTSHRESNKAIKVIYSRPQLKGRPLSKLTPDAKVWRTGANEATEITFYKDVNFAGKDVKAGTYSMFTIPGDKQWTIILNSATNVWGAYSYDESQDIARVTVPVSEDKKALEAFSITFDKDATMYLGWHTLRVAIPIQVK, from the coding sequence ATGAAAAACAGAATCATTACAACCCTTTTACTAGCGTTTACTCTATTGCTATCAGAAGGCATTGCAGCTCAAGAATTCAGTGACTTAGACAAAAGCCCGATGGATGCAGTAGCATACCCTACTAGTCACAGAGAAAGCAACAAAGCAATAAAAGTTATATATAGTAGACCACAATTAAAAGGACGCCCACTAAGCAAATTGACTCCAGATGCTAAAGTTTGGCGTACTGGCGCCAACGAAGCAACCGAAATTACATTTTACAAAGACGTTAATTTTGCAGGAAAGGATGTAAAAGCAGGTACTTATTCCATGTTTACCATTCCCGGAGACAAGCAATGGACCATTATTTTGAATTCTGCAACCAATGTTTGGGGCGCTTATTCTTATGATGAATCTCAAGATATTGCACGAGTGACTGTTCCTGTTAGCGAAGACAAAAAAGCTCTAGAAGCATTTTCTATTACTTTTGACAAGGATGCCACCATGTATTTAGGATGGCATACCCTACGCGTTGCAATCCCAATACAAGTAAAATAG